In one Tripterygium wilfordii isolate XIE 37 chromosome 22, ASM1340144v1, whole genome shotgun sequence genomic region, the following are encoded:
- the LOC119991201 gene encoding elongation factor 1-alpha-like, which produces MGKEKTHINIVVIGHVDSGKSTTTGHLIYKLGGIDKRVIERFEKEAAEMNKRSFKYAWVLDKLKAERERGITIDIALWKFEPTKYYCTVIDAPGHRDFIKNMITGTSQADCAVLIIDSTTGGFEAGISKDGQTREHALLAFTLGVKQMICCCNKMDATTPKYSKARYDEIVKEVSSYLKKVGYNPDKIPFVPISGFEGDNMIERSTNLDWYKGPTLLEALDMINEPKRPSDKPLRLPLQDVYKIGGIGTVPVGRVETGVVKPGMVVTFGPTGLTTEVKSVEMHHEALLEALPGDNVGFNVKNVAVKDLKRGFVASDSKNDPAKGAANFTSQVIIMNHPGQIGNGYAPVLDCHTSHIAVKFAEILTKIDRRSGKELEKEPKFLKNGDAGMVKMIPTKPMVVETFSEYPPLGRFAVRDMRQTVAVGVIKSVDKKDASGAKVTKSAAKKK; this is translated from the exons ATGGGTAAGGAGAAGACTCACATTAACATCGTGGTCATTGGCCATGTCGACTCTGGAAAGTCGACCACCACTGGACATTTGATTTATAAGCTTGGTGGCATTGACAAGCGTGTTATCGAGAGGTTTGAGAAGGAAGCAGCTGAGATGAACAAGAGATCATTTAAGTATGCCTGGGTGTTGGACAAACTCAAGGCTGAGCGTGAACGGGGTATTACCATTGATATTGCTCTCTGGAAGTTTGAGCCCACGAAGTACTACTGCACTGTCATTGATGCTCCTGGACATCGTGACTTCATTAAGAATATGATCACTGGTACCTCACAGGCTGACTGTGCTGTCCTCATTATTGACTCCACCACTGGTGGTTTTGAAGCTGGCATTTCCAAGGATGGCCAGACCCGTGAGCATGCACTGCTTGCTTTTACCCTTGGTGTGAAACAAATGATTTGTTGTTGCAACAAG ATGGATGCCACTACCCCCAAATACTCTAAGGCTAGGTATGATGAAATTGTGAAGGAAGTTTCTTCCTACTTGAAGAAGGTTGGTTACAACCCTGACAAGATCCCATTTGTTCCCATCTCTGGTTTTGAGGGTGACAACATGATTGAGAGATCTACCAACCTTGACTGGTACAAGGGCCCAACCCTCCTTGAGGCTCTTGACATGATCAATGAACCCAAGAGGCCCTCAGACAAGCCCCTCCGTCTCCCTCTTCAGGATGTTTACAAGATTGGTGGTATTGGAACTGTCCCAGTTGGACGTGTTGAGACTGGTGTTGTGAAGCCTGGTATGGTGGTGACCTTTGGTCCTACTGGACTCACAACTGAAGTTAAGTCTGTTGAGATGCACCATGAGGCTCTGCTGGAGGCCCTGCCAGGTGACAATGTTGGTTTCAATGTCAAGAATGTTGCTGTGAAGGATTTGAAGCGTGGTTTTGTTGCTTCTGACTCCAAAAATGATCCTGCTAAGGGGGCTGCCAACTTCACCTCTCAGGTCATTATCATGAACCACCCTGGGCAGATTGGAAATGGCTATGCCCCGGTCCTTGATTGCCACACATCCCACATTGCTGTTAAGTTTGCTGAGATCTTGACTAAGATTGACCGACGATCTGGTAAGGAGCTTGAGAAGGAGCCAAAGTTTTTGAAGAATGGTGATGCAGGAATGGTGAAGATGATTCCAACCAAGCCCATGGTGGTGGAGACGTTCTCTGAGTACCCTCCTCTTGGTCGTTTTGCTGTGAGGGACATGCGCCAGACCGTGGCTGTGGGTGTCATCAAGAGTGTTGATAAGAAGGATGCATCTGGTGCCAAGGTCACCAAGTCTGCTGCTAAGAAGAAGTAA
- the LOC119991131 gene encoding elongation factor 1-alpha-like: MGKEKTHINIVVIGHVDSGKSTTTGHLIYKLGGIDKRVIERFEKEAAEMNKRSFKYAWVLDKLKAERERGITIDIALWKFETTKYYCTVIDAPGHRDFIKNMITGTSQADCAVLIIDSTTGGFEAGISKDGQTREHALLAFTLGVKQMICCCNKMDATTPKYSKARYDEIVKEVSSYLKKVGYNPDKIPFVPISGFEGDNMIERSTNLDWYKGPTLLEALDMINEPKRPSDKPLRLPLQDVYKIGGIGTVPVGRVETGVVKPGMVVTFGPTGLTTEVKSVEMHHEALLEALPGDNVGFNVKNVAVKDLKRGFVASDSKNDPAKGAASFTSQVIIMNHPGQIGNGYAPVLDCHTSHIAVKFAEILTKIDRRSGKELEKEPKFLKNGDAGMVKMIPTKPMVVETFSEYPPLGRFAVRDMRQTVAVGVIKSVDKKDASGAKVTKSAAKKK; the protein is encoded by the exons ATGGGTAAGGAGAAGACTCACATCAACATTGTGGTCATTGGCCACGTCGACTCTGGAAAGTCGACCACCACTGGGCACTTGATTTATAAGCTTGGTGGAATTGACAAGCGTGTTATCGAGAGGTTTGAGAAGGAAGCAGCTGAGATGAACAAGAGATCATTTAAATATGCCTGGGTGTTGGACAAACTCAAGGCTGAGCGTGAACGTGGTATTACCATTGATATTGCACTCTGGAAGTTTGAGACCACGAAGTACTACTGCACTGTCATTGATGCTCCTGGACATCGTGACTTCATTAAGAATATGATCACTGGTACCTCACAGGCTGACTGTGCTGTCCTCATTATTGACTCCACCACTGGTGGTTTTGAAGCTGGTATTTCCAAGGATGGCCAGACCCGTGAGCATGCACTGCTTGCTTTTACCCTTGGTGTGAAACAAATGATTTGTTGTTGCAACAAG ATGGACGCCACTACCCCCAAATACTCTAAGGCTAGGTATGATGAAATTGTGAAGGAAGTTTCTTCCTACTTGAAGAAGGTTGGTTACAACCCTGACAAGATCCCATTTGTTCCCATCTCTGGTTTTGAGGGTGACAACATGATCGAGAGATCTACCAACCTTGACTGGTACAAGGGCCCAACCCTCCTTGAGGCTCTTGACATGATCAATGAACCCAAGAGGCCCTCAGACAAGCCCCTCCGTCTCCCTCTTCAGGATGTTTACAAGATTGGCGGTATTGGAACTGTCCCAGTCGGACGTGTTGAAACTGGTGTTGTGAAGCCTGGTATGGTTGTGACCTTTGGTCCTACTGGACTCACAACTGAAGTTAAGTCTGTTGAGATGCACCACGAGGCTCTGCTGGAGGCCCTGCCAGGTGACAATGTTGGTTTCAATGTCAAGAACGTTGCTGTGAAGGATCTGAAGCGTGGTTTTGTTGCCTCTGACTCCAAAAATGATCCTGCTAAGGGGGCTGCCAGCTTCACCTCTCAGGTCATCATCATGAACCACCCTGGGCAGATTGGAAATGGCTATGCCCCGGTCCTTGATTGCCACACATCCCACATTGCTGTTAAGTTTGCTGAGATCTTGACTAAGATTGACAGGCGATCTGGTAAGGAGCTTGAGAAGGAGCCAAAGTTTTTGAAGAATGGTGATGCAGGAATGGTGAAGATGATTCCAACCAAGCCTATGGTGGTGGAGACTTTCTCTGAGTACCCTCCTCTTGGTCGTTTTGCTGTGAGGGACATGCGCCAGACTGTGGCTGTGGGTGTCATCAAGAGTGTTGATAAGAAGGATGCATCTGGTGCCAAGGTCACCAAGTCTGCTGCCAAGAAGAAGTGA
- the LOC119992223 gene encoding E3 SUMO-protein ligase SIZ1-like isoform X1 codes for MDLVAGCKDKLTHFRIKELKNVLTQLGLSKQGKKQDLIDRILATLSDEQVSRMWPKKGTAGKEAVAKLVDDIYRKMQVSGATDLASKSQGASDSSNVKVKGEVDDPYQSDTKVRCPCGSSLETESMIKCEDPRCHVWQHIGCVIIPEKPMEGGAQIPDLFYCEICRLSRADPFWVTVANPLYPVKLTTTNTPTDGTNPVQSVEKTFHLTRADKDLLSKQEYDVQAWCMLLNDKVSFRMQWPQYADLQINGVPVRAINRPGSQLLGANGRDDAPIITPCTKDGINKISLTGCDTRIFCLGVRIVKRRTVQQILNSIPKESDGEHFQDALARVVRCVGGGTAAGDDADSDSDIEVVADSFAVNLRCPMSGSRMKVAGRFKPCVHMGCFDLEVFVELNQRSRKWQCPICLKNYSLEYIIIDPYFNRITSKMRHCGEDVAEIEVKPDGSWRAKTRNESERRELRELAQWHTPDGALCVPTDELKTKVEMSKPIKQEGISEGHTGLKLGIRRNRNGIWEVSKPEDMNASSSGFLNHEQKVIPMSSSATGSGRDGEDPSVNQDGGENIDFLSNGIELDSLPLNLDSAYGFTDRNPSVAAVDAEVIVLSDSDDENDIVYNNNQTDAGGTNFSVPPSGIADPYSEDPSLGAGANSCMGLYSANDDEFGMPLWPLPPGTQSGPGFQLFSSEADGLVDLQHGSIGCPPSMNGYSLAPETTLGSAPLVPDSSVGQTDTDINDGLVDNPLAFGGDDPSLQIFLPTRPSNASLQTGFRGQPDVSNGIRTDDWISLRLGGGTSGGHGELPIANGVNSRQQMPIREGAMDSLAETASLLLGMNDGRNEKASQHGSDSPFSFPRQKRSVRQRLYLSIDSDSE; via the exons ATGGACTTGGTGGCAGGTTGCAAG GACAAATTGACACATTTCCGAATAAAAGAGCTTAAGAATGTACTCACTCAGTTAGGTCTCTCAAAACAGGGGAAGAAGCAG GACCTTATTGACCGCATACTAGCAACTCTTTCTGATGAACAAG TTTCCAGGATGTGGCCAAAAAAGGGCACTGCTGGGAAGGAAGCAGTGGCGAAGCTAGTTGATGACATATACAG AAAAATGCAGGTATCTGGGGCCACTGATTTAGCATCAAAGAGTCAGGGTGCTTCTGATAGCAGCAATGTGAAAGTAAAAGGGGAAGTGGATGATCCCTATCAGTCAGATACAAAAGTTCGCTGTCCTTGTGGAAGTTCATTGGAAACAGAGTCAATGATTAAG TGTGAGGATCCAAGATGTCATGTGTGGCAACACATTGGTTGTGTCATAATTCCTGAGAAACCTATGGAGGGTGGTGCGCAAATCCCTGACTTATTTTATTGCGAGATCTGTCGACTCAGTCGAGCTGACCC TTTTTGGGTTACAGTTGCAAATCCATTATATCCTGTGAAGTTGACTACTACAAATACTCCGACTGACGG TACAAATCCAGTGCAGTCTGTGGAGAAAACATTTCATTTAACAAGGGCAGACAAGGATTTATTGTCGAAACAAGAATATGATGTTCAG GCTTGGTGTATGCTCTTAAATGATAAAGTTTCATTCAGAATGCAGTGGCCACAATATGCAGATCTTCAGATCAACG GTGTCCCTGTTCGTGCTATTAATAGACCGGGCTCGCAACTACTAGGTGCTAATGGTCGTGATGATGCTCCTATT aTAACACCATGTACAAAAGATGGTATCAACAAGATTTCTCTAACTGGATGTGATACACGCATATTCTGTTTAGGTGTCAGAATTGTAAAACGGCGAACTGTTCAACAG ATCCTCAACTCGATTCCTAAGGAGTCTGATGGGGAGCATTTTCAAGATGCTCTTGCACGTGTCGTTCGTTGTGTTGGTGGTGGAACTGCTGCAGGAGATGATGCTGATAGTGACAGTGATATTGAAGTTGTTGCAGATTCTTTTGCTGTGAATCTGCGTTGTCCT ATGAGTGGATCCAGAATGAAGGTTGCAGGGAGGTTTAAACCTTGTGTTCATATGGGCTGTTTTGATCTTGAAGTTTTTGTGGAGCTTAACCAGCGGTCGAGAAAG TGGCAGTGCCCCATTTGTCTAAAGAATTATTCGTTGGAATATATTATCATCGATCCATATTTCAATCGAATCACATCTAAG ATGAGGCATTGTGGTGAAGATGTGGCAGAGATTGAGGTGAAGCCTGATGGGTCTTGGCGTGCAAAGACGAGAAATGAAAGTGAACGTAGGGAGCTCCGGGAGCTTGCACAATGGCACACTCCTGACGGTGCACTCTGTGTCCCTACTGATGAACTTAAAACGAAAGTGGAAATGTCAAAGCCAATCAAACAAGAAGGCATTTCAGAAGGTCATACTGGTTTGAAACTTGGAATCAGGAGGAATCGCAATGGTATTTGGGAAGTGAGCAAACCTGAGGATATGAATGCATCGTCTTCTGGTTTTTTGAACCACGAGCAGAAAGTTATCCCAATGAGTAGCAGTGCCACTGGAAGTGGTCGGGATGGTGAAGATCCAAGTGTTAATCAGGATGGCGGAGAGAATATTGATTTTCTGAGCAATGGGATTGAGCTTGATTCCTTACCTCTGAATTTAGATTCAGCCTATGGATTTACTGATAGAAACCCTTCCGTGGCTGCAGTAGATGCAGAAGTTATCGTTCTTAGTGAttctgatgatgaaaatgacATTGTCTATAATAATAATCAAACTGATGCTGGTGGGACAAATTTTTCGGTGCCTCCTTCAGGGATTGCCGATCCCTATTCAGAAGATCCTAGTCTTGGAGCTGGTGCAAATTCTTGTATGGGTCTTTACAGTGCAAATGATGATGAATTTGGGATGCCACTCTGGCCTTTACCTCCGGGAACCCAATCAGGCCCCGGGTTTCAGTTATTTAGTTCAGAAGCAGATGGCTTGGTTGATTTGCAGCATGGTTCGATCGGTTGTCCTCCGTCAATGAATGGCTACAGTTTGGCACCAGAGACCACCTTGGGTTCTGCTCCTTTAGTCCCCGATTCTTCTGTTGGTCAGACTGATACAGACATAAATGATGGATTGGTTGATAATCCCTTGGCATTTGGGGGTGACGATCCATCTCTTCAAATTTTTCTCCCAACCAGGCCTTCAAATGCTTCGCTACAGACTGGCTTCAGAGGTCAACCTGATGTGTCAAATGGTATACGCACGGATGATTGGATCTCGCTTAGACTTGGGGGTGGGACCTCTGGCGGTCATGGTGAGTTACCAATTGCGAATGGAGTGAATTCAAGACAGCAAATGCCGATCAGAGAAGGTGCCATGGATTCTTTGGCTGAAACTG CTTCACTGCTCCTTGGCATGAATGATGGTAGAAATGAGAAAGCAAGTCAGCACGGTTCAGATAGCCCTTTCTCATTTCCTCGCCAAAAACGTTCAGTAAGGCAAAGGCTATATCTTTCCATTGACTCGGATTCAGAGTAG
- the LOC119992223 gene encoding E3 SUMO-protein ligase SIZ1-like isoform X2, producing MWPKKGTAGKEAVAKLVDDIYRKMQVSGATDLASKSQGASDSSNVKVKGEVDDPYQSDTKVRCPCGSSLETESMIKCEDPRCHVWQHIGCVIIPEKPMEGGAQIPDLFYCEICRLSRADPFWVTVANPLYPVKLTTTNTPTDGTNPVQSVEKTFHLTRADKDLLSKQEYDVQAWCMLLNDKVSFRMQWPQYADLQINGVPVRAINRPGSQLLGANGRDDAPIITPCTKDGINKISLTGCDTRIFCLGVRIVKRRTVQQILNSIPKESDGEHFQDALARVVRCVGGGTAAGDDADSDSDIEVVADSFAVNLRCPMSGSRMKVAGRFKPCVHMGCFDLEVFVELNQRSRKWQCPICLKNYSLEYIIIDPYFNRITSKMRHCGEDVAEIEVKPDGSWRAKTRNESERRELRELAQWHTPDGALCVPTDELKTKVEMSKPIKQEGISEGHTGLKLGIRRNRNGIWEVSKPEDMNASSSGFLNHEQKVIPMSSSATGSGRDGEDPSVNQDGGENIDFLSNGIELDSLPLNLDSAYGFTDRNPSVAAVDAEVIVLSDSDDENDIVYNNNQTDAGGTNFSVPPSGIADPYSEDPSLGAGANSCMGLYSANDDEFGMPLWPLPPGTQSGPGFQLFSSEADGLVDLQHGSIGCPPSMNGYSLAPETTLGSAPLVPDSSVGQTDTDINDGLVDNPLAFGGDDPSLQIFLPTRPSNASLQTGFRGQPDVSNGIRTDDWISLRLGGGTSGGHGELPIANGVNSRQQMPIREGAMDSLAETASLLLGMNDGRNEKASQHGSDSPFSFPRQKRSVRQRLYLSIDSDSE from the exons ATGTGGCCAAAAAAGGGCACTGCTGGGAAGGAAGCAGTGGCGAAGCTAGTTGATGACATATACAG AAAAATGCAGGTATCTGGGGCCACTGATTTAGCATCAAAGAGTCAGGGTGCTTCTGATAGCAGCAATGTGAAAGTAAAAGGGGAAGTGGATGATCCCTATCAGTCAGATACAAAAGTTCGCTGTCCTTGTGGAAGTTCATTGGAAACAGAGTCAATGATTAAG TGTGAGGATCCAAGATGTCATGTGTGGCAACACATTGGTTGTGTCATAATTCCTGAGAAACCTATGGAGGGTGGTGCGCAAATCCCTGACTTATTTTATTGCGAGATCTGTCGACTCAGTCGAGCTGACCC TTTTTGGGTTACAGTTGCAAATCCATTATATCCTGTGAAGTTGACTACTACAAATACTCCGACTGACGG TACAAATCCAGTGCAGTCTGTGGAGAAAACATTTCATTTAACAAGGGCAGACAAGGATTTATTGTCGAAACAAGAATATGATGTTCAG GCTTGGTGTATGCTCTTAAATGATAAAGTTTCATTCAGAATGCAGTGGCCACAATATGCAGATCTTCAGATCAACG GTGTCCCTGTTCGTGCTATTAATAGACCGGGCTCGCAACTACTAGGTGCTAATGGTCGTGATGATGCTCCTATT aTAACACCATGTACAAAAGATGGTATCAACAAGATTTCTCTAACTGGATGTGATACACGCATATTCTGTTTAGGTGTCAGAATTGTAAAACGGCGAACTGTTCAACAG ATCCTCAACTCGATTCCTAAGGAGTCTGATGGGGAGCATTTTCAAGATGCTCTTGCACGTGTCGTTCGTTGTGTTGGTGGTGGAACTGCTGCAGGAGATGATGCTGATAGTGACAGTGATATTGAAGTTGTTGCAGATTCTTTTGCTGTGAATCTGCGTTGTCCT ATGAGTGGATCCAGAATGAAGGTTGCAGGGAGGTTTAAACCTTGTGTTCATATGGGCTGTTTTGATCTTGAAGTTTTTGTGGAGCTTAACCAGCGGTCGAGAAAG TGGCAGTGCCCCATTTGTCTAAAGAATTATTCGTTGGAATATATTATCATCGATCCATATTTCAATCGAATCACATCTAAG ATGAGGCATTGTGGTGAAGATGTGGCAGAGATTGAGGTGAAGCCTGATGGGTCTTGGCGTGCAAAGACGAGAAATGAAAGTGAACGTAGGGAGCTCCGGGAGCTTGCACAATGGCACACTCCTGACGGTGCACTCTGTGTCCCTACTGATGAACTTAAAACGAAAGTGGAAATGTCAAAGCCAATCAAACAAGAAGGCATTTCAGAAGGTCATACTGGTTTGAAACTTGGAATCAGGAGGAATCGCAATGGTATTTGGGAAGTGAGCAAACCTGAGGATATGAATGCATCGTCTTCTGGTTTTTTGAACCACGAGCAGAAAGTTATCCCAATGAGTAGCAGTGCCACTGGAAGTGGTCGGGATGGTGAAGATCCAAGTGTTAATCAGGATGGCGGAGAGAATATTGATTTTCTGAGCAATGGGATTGAGCTTGATTCCTTACCTCTGAATTTAGATTCAGCCTATGGATTTACTGATAGAAACCCTTCCGTGGCTGCAGTAGATGCAGAAGTTATCGTTCTTAGTGAttctgatgatgaaaatgacATTGTCTATAATAATAATCAAACTGATGCTGGTGGGACAAATTTTTCGGTGCCTCCTTCAGGGATTGCCGATCCCTATTCAGAAGATCCTAGTCTTGGAGCTGGTGCAAATTCTTGTATGGGTCTTTACAGTGCAAATGATGATGAATTTGGGATGCCACTCTGGCCTTTACCTCCGGGAACCCAATCAGGCCCCGGGTTTCAGTTATTTAGTTCAGAAGCAGATGGCTTGGTTGATTTGCAGCATGGTTCGATCGGTTGTCCTCCGTCAATGAATGGCTACAGTTTGGCACCAGAGACCACCTTGGGTTCTGCTCCTTTAGTCCCCGATTCTTCTGTTGGTCAGACTGATACAGACATAAATGATGGATTGGTTGATAATCCCTTGGCATTTGGGGGTGACGATCCATCTCTTCAAATTTTTCTCCCAACCAGGCCTTCAAATGCTTCGCTACAGACTGGCTTCAGAGGTCAACCTGATGTGTCAAATGGTATACGCACGGATGATTGGATCTCGCTTAGACTTGGGGGTGGGACCTCTGGCGGTCATGGTGAGTTACCAATTGCGAATGGAGTGAATTCAAGACAGCAAATGCCGATCAGAGAAGGTGCCATGGATTCTTTGGCTGAAACTG CTTCACTGCTCCTTGGCATGAATGATGGTAGAAATGAGAAAGCAAGTCAGCACGGTTCAGATAGCCCTTTCTCATTTCCTCGCCAAAAACGTTCAGTAAGGCAAAGGCTATATCTTTCCATTGACTCGGATTCAGAGTAG
- the LOC119992223 gene encoding E3 SUMO-protein ligase SIZ1-like isoform X3, whose product MEGGAQIPDLFYCEICRLSRADPFWVTVANPLYPVKLTTTNTPTDGTNPVQSVEKTFHLTRADKDLLSKQEYDVQAWCMLLNDKVSFRMQWPQYADLQINGVPVRAINRPGSQLLGANGRDDAPIITPCTKDGINKISLTGCDTRIFCLGVRIVKRRTVQQILNSIPKESDGEHFQDALARVVRCVGGGTAAGDDADSDSDIEVVADSFAVNLRCPMSGSRMKVAGRFKPCVHMGCFDLEVFVELNQRSRKWQCPICLKNYSLEYIIIDPYFNRITSKMRHCGEDVAEIEVKPDGSWRAKTRNESERRELRELAQWHTPDGALCVPTDELKTKVEMSKPIKQEGISEGHTGLKLGIRRNRNGIWEVSKPEDMNASSSGFLNHEQKVIPMSSSATGSGRDGEDPSVNQDGGENIDFLSNGIELDSLPLNLDSAYGFTDRNPSVAAVDAEVIVLSDSDDENDIVYNNNQTDAGGTNFSVPPSGIADPYSEDPSLGAGANSCMGLYSANDDEFGMPLWPLPPGTQSGPGFQLFSSEADGLVDLQHGSIGCPPSMNGYSLAPETTLGSAPLVPDSSVGQTDTDINDGLVDNPLAFGGDDPSLQIFLPTRPSNASLQTGFRGQPDVSNGIRTDDWISLRLGGGTSGGHGELPIANGVNSRQQMPIREGAMDSLAETASLLLGMNDGRNEKASQHGSDSPFSFPRQKRSVRQRLYLSIDSDSE is encoded by the exons ATGGAGGGTGGTGCGCAAATCCCTGACTTATTTTATTGCGAGATCTGTCGACTCAGTCGAGCTGACCC TTTTTGGGTTACAGTTGCAAATCCATTATATCCTGTGAAGTTGACTACTACAAATACTCCGACTGACGG TACAAATCCAGTGCAGTCTGTGGAGAAAACATTTCATTTAACAAGGGCAGACAAGGATTTATTGTCGAAACAAGAATATGATGTTCAG GCTTGGTGTATGCTCTTAAATGATAAAGTTTCATTCAGAATGCAGTGGCCACAATATGCAGATCTTCAGATCAACG GTGTCCCTGTTCGTGCTATTAATAGACCGGGCTCGCAACTACTAGGTGCTAATGGTCGTGATGATGCTCCTATT aTAACACCATGTACAAAAGATGGTATCAACAAGATTTCTCTAACTGGATGTGATACACGCATATTCTGTTTAGGTGTCAGAATTGTAAAACGGCGAACTGTTCAACAG ATCCTCAACTCGATTCCTAAGGAGTCTGATGGGGAGCATTTTCAAGATGCTCTTGCACGTGTCGTTCGTTGTGTTGGTGGTGGAACTGCTGCAGGAGATGATGCTGATAGTGACAGTGATATTGAAGTTGTTGCAGATTCTTTTGCTGTGAATCTGCGTTGTCCT ATGAGTGGATCCAGAATGAAGGTTGCAGGGAGGTTTAAACCTTGTGTTCATATGGGCTGTTTTGATCTTGAAGTTTTTGTGGAGCTTAACCAGCGGTCGAGAAAG TGGCAGTGCCCCATTTGTCTAAAGAATTATTCGTTGGAATATATTATCATCGATCCATATTTCAATCGAATCACATCTAAG ATGAGGCATTGTGGTGAAGATGTGGCAGAGATTGAGGTGAAGCCTGATGGGTCTTGGCGTGCAAAGACGAGAAATGAAAGTGAACGTAGGGAGCTCCGGGAGCTTGCACAATGGCACACTCCTGACGGTGCACTCTGTGTCCCTACTGATGAACTTAAAACGAAAGTGGAAATGTCAAAGCCAATCAAACAAGAAGGCATTTCAGAAGGTCATACTGGTTTGAAACTTGGAATCAGGAGGAATCGCAATGGTATTTGGGAAGTGAGCAAACCTGAGGATATGAATGCATCGTCTTCTGGTTTTTTGAACCACGAGCAGAAAGTTATCCCAATGAGTAGCAGTGCCACTGGAAGTGGTCGGGATGGTGAAGATCCAAGTGTTAATCAGGATGGCGGAGAGAATATTGATTTTCTGAGCAATGGGATTGAGCTTGATTCCTTACCTCTGAATTTAGATTCAGCCTATGGATTTACTGATAGAAACCCTTCCGTGGCTGCAGTAGATGCAGAAGTTATCGTTCTTAGTGAttctgatgatgaaaatgacATTGTCTATAATAATAATCAAACTGATGCTGGTGGGACAAATTTTTCGGTGCCTCCTTCAGGGATTGCCGATCCCTATTCAGAAGATCCTAGTCTTGGAGCTGGTGCAAATTCTTGTATGGGTCTTTACAGTGCAAATGATGATGAATTTGGGATGCCACTCTGGCCTTTACCTCCGGGAACCCAATCAGGCCCCGGGTTTCAGTTATTTAGTTCAGAAGCAGATGGCTTGGTTGATTTGCAGCATGGTTCGATCGGTTGTCCTCCGTCAATGAATGGCTACAGTTTGGCACCAGAGACCACCTTGGGTTCTGCTCCTTTAGTCCCCGATTCTTCTGTTGGTCAGACTGATACAGACATAAATGATGGATTGGTTGATAATCCCTTGGCATTTGGGGGTGACGATCCATCTCTTCAAATTTTTCTCCCAACCAGGCCTTCAAATGCTTCGCTACAGACTGGCTTCAGAGGTCAACCTGATGTGTCAAATGGTATACGCACGGATGATTGGATCTCGCTTAGACTTGGGGGTGGGACCTCTGGCGGTCATGGTGAGTTACCAATTGCGAATGGAGTGAATTCAAGACAGCAAATGCCGATCAGAGAAGGTGCCATGGATTCTTTGGCTGAAACTG CTTCACTGCTCCTTGGCATGAATGATGGTAGAAATGAGAAAGCAAGTCAGCACGGTTCAGATAGCCCTTTCTCATTTCCTCGCCAAAAACGTTCAGTAAGGCAAAGGCTATATCTTTCCATTGACTCGGATTCAGAGTAG